A single Rubrivivax gelatinosus IL144 DNA region contains:
- a CDS encoding XrtA/PEP-CTERM system amidotransferase, with protein sequence MCGITGLFDTRGTRDVPVAVLQRMNDAQWHRGPDEGSVHVEPGVGFGHRRLSIIDIATGQQPLFNEDGSVVVVFNGEIYNYQELIPELQAAGHVFHTKSDTECIVHGWEQWGERCVERFRGMFAFVLWDRNRQTLFMARDRLGVKPMHYALLDDGTLLFGSELKSLLAHGGLKRDLDPLAVEEYFALGYVAEPRTIFSQARKLPPAHTLCIRRGEPLPEPREYWDVHFTLGNPTSVEDACEELQHRLRESVRLRMIAEVPLGAFLSGGVDSSAVVATMAGLSEGPVNTCSIAFDDPKFNESAFAQLVADRYRTDHRVETVKSDDFDLIDTLARLYDEPYADSSAIPTYRVCQLARKHVTVALSGDAGDENFGGYRRYRLHLMEERMRGALPAAVRQPVFGMLGRLYPKADWAPRVLRAKTTFQGMARSSVEAYFHSVSILRGDMRRQLFSPALKRLLGGYDAQNVFEHHAARAGTDDPLALIQYLDLKTYLVGDINTKVDRASMAHSLEVREPLMDHKLVEWLATLPSSLKVRGQEGKFLLKKAMEPMLPDEVLYRPKMGFSVPLARWFRGPLKDRVRDAVLGERLSATGWFERSYLQHLVDAHQAGTRDYSAPLWTLLMFEAFLRNVVDAGAVGAQGIPREAEALA encoded by the coding sequence ATGTGCGGCATCACCGGACTCTTCGACACCCGCGGCACGCGCGACGTGCCCGTGGCGGTGCTGCAGCGCATGAACGACGCCCAGTGGCACCGCGGCCCCGACGAGGGCAGCGTGCACGTCGAGCCCGGCGTCGGCTTCGGCCACCGGCGGCTGTCGATCATCGACATCGCCACCGGCCAGCAGCCGCTGTTCAACGAGGACGGCTCGGTCGTCGTCGTCTTCAACGGCGAGATCTACAACTACCAGGAGCTGATCCCCGAGCTCCAGGCGGCCGGCCACGTCTTCCACACCAAGAGCGACACCGAGTGCATCGTGCACGGCTGGGAGCAGTGGGGCGAGCGCTGCGTCGAGCGTTTCCGCGGCATGTTCGCCTTCGTGCTCTGGGACCGCAACCGCCAGACGCTGTTCATGGCGCGCGACCGCCTGGGCGTCAAGCCGATGCACTACGCGCTGCTCGACGACGGCACGCTGCTCTTCGGCTCGGAGCTGAAGTCGCTGCTCGCCCACGGGGGCCTGAAGCGCGACCTCGACCCGCTGGCGGTCGAGGAGTACTTCGCGCTCGGCTACGTCGCCGAGCCGCGCACGATCTTCAGCCAGGCGCGCAAGCTGCCGCCGGCGCACACCTTGTGCATCCGCCGAGGCGAGCCGCTGCCCGAGCCGCGCGAGTACTGGGACGTGCATTTCACGCTCGGCAATCCCACGTCCGTCGAGGACGCCTGCGAGGAGCTGCAGCACCGTCTGCGCGAGTCGGTGCGGCTGAGGATGATCGCCGAGGTGCCGCTGGGCGCCTTCCTGTCCGGCGGCGTCGATTCCAGCGCCGTCGTCGCGACGATGGCCGGCCTGTCCGAGGGCCCGGTCAACACCTGCAGCATCGCCTTCGACGACCCCAAGTTCAACGAGAGCGCGTTCGCGCAGCTCGTCGCCGACCGCTACCGCACCGACCACCGCGTCGAGACCGTCAAGTCCGACGACTTCGACCTCATCGACACGCTGGCGCGGCTGTACGACGAACCCTATGCCGACAGCTCGGCGATCCCCACCTACCGCGTCTGCCAGCTCGCGCGCAAGCACGTCACGGTGGCGCTGTCGGGCGACGCCGGCGACGAGAACTTCGGCGGCTACCGCCGCTACCGCCTGCACCTGATGGAAGAGCGCATGCGCGGCGCGCTGCCGGCGGCGGTGCGCCAGCCGGTGTTCGGCATGCTCGGCCGGCTCTATCCCAAGGCCGACTGGGCGCCGCGCGTGCTGCGCGCCAAGACCACCTTCCAGGGCATGGCGCGCAGCTCGGTCGAGGCCTATTTCCACTCGGTCTCGATCCTGCGCGGCGACATGCGCCGCCAGCTCTTCAGCCCGGCCTTGAAGCGCCTGCTCGGCGGCTACGACGCGCAGAACGTCTTCGAGCACCACGCCGCGCGCGCCGGCACCGACGACCCGCTGGCGCTGATCCAGTACCTGGACCTGAAGACCTACCTCGTCGGCGACATCAACACCAAGGTCGACCGCGCCAGCATGGCGCACAGCCTGGAGGTGCGCGAGCCGCTGATGGACCACAAGCTCGTCGAGTGGCTGGCCACGCTGCCCTCGTCGCTGAAGGTCCGCGGCCAGGAGGGCAAGTTCCTGCTGAAGAAGGCGATGGAGCCGATGCTGCCCGACGAGGTGCTGTATCGGCCGAAAATGGGGTTCTCGGTGCCGCTCGCACGCTGGTTCCGCGGCCCGCTGAAGGACCGCGTGCGCGACGCCGTGCTCGGCGAGCGCCTGTCGGCGACGGGCTGGTTCGAGCGTTCTTATCTGCAGCACCTGGTGGACGCCCACCAGGCCGGCACTCGCGACTACAGCGCGCCGCTGTGGACGCTGCTGATGTTCGAAGCTTTCCTGCGCAACGTCGTCGATGCCGGCGCCGTCGGCGCGCAGGGCATCCCACGAGAGGCCGAAGCGCTGGCATGA
- a CDS encoding TIGR04063 family PEP-CTERM/XrtA system glycosyltransferase, with protein sequence MRVLHVLDHSIPLHSGYTFRTLSLLTEQRRLGWETFHVTSPKHATTVPEETVEGWHFYRTLVPASAGGVPGLNEMALMRRLEKRINELALKLRPNIIHAHSPVLNALPALRVAKRQRIPAVYEVRAFWEDAAVDHGTTTEGSLRYRLTRRMETAALKEAAHVFTICEGLRGDIVGRGVPGTKVTVIPNAVDVDDFEPGGVPDAALKTRLGLDDATVVGFIGSFYAYEGLDLLLDAVPQLVKRRPDLRVLLVGGGPQEQLLKERAQSLGVADKVVFTGRVPHQEVQRYYDLVDVLAYPRHSMRLTELVTPLKPLEAMAQGRLFVASDVGGHKELIRNRETGWLFQAGSAEALANAIDDLLARRDQWPSLRAAGREFVERERTWANSAGLYRPVYERLIAAGGR encoded by the coding sequence TTGCGCGTCCTGCACGTCCTGGATCACTCCATCCCGCTGCACAGCGGCTACACCTTCCGCACGCTGTCGCTGCTGACCGAGCAGCGCCGTCTGGGGTGGGAAACGTTCCACGTGACCAGTCCCAAGCACGCCACGACCGTCCCCGAGGAGACGGTCGAAGGCTGGCATTTCTATCGCACCCTGGTGCCGGCCAGTGCCGGCGGCGTTCCGGGGCTCAACGAGATGGCGCTGATGCGCCGGCTCGAGAAGCGCATCAACGAGCTCGCGCTCAAGCTGCGTCCGAACATCATCCACGCCCACTCGCCGGTGCTCAACGCGCTGCCCGCGCTGCGCGTGGCCAAGCGTCAGCGCATCCCGGCGGTCTACGAGGTGCGCGCCTTCTGGGAGGACGCCGCCGTCGACCACGGCACGACCACCGAAGGCAGCCTGCGCTACCGCCTGACGCGGCGCATGGAGACCGCGGCGCTGAAGGAGGCCGCGCACGTCTTCACGATCTGCGAAGGCCTGCGCGGCGACATCGTCGGCCGCGGCGTGCCGGGCACCAAGGTGACGGTGATCCCGAACGCGGTCGACGTCGACGACTTCGAGCCCGGCGGCGTGCCCGACGCGGCGCTGAAGACCCGCCTGGGCCTGGACGACGCCACCGTCGTCGGCTTCATCGGCAGCTTCTACGCCTACGAAGGCCTGGACCTGCTGCTCGACGCCGTGCCGCAACTCGTCAAGCGCCGGCCCGATCTGCGCGTGCTGCTGGTCGGCGGCGGCCCGCAGGAGCAGCTGCTGAAGGAGCGCGCCCAGTCGCTGGGCGTGGCCGACAAGGTGGTCTTCACCGGCCGCGTGCCGCACCAGGAGGTGCAGCGCTACTACGACCTCGTCGACGTGCTCGCCTACCCGCGCCACAGCATGCGGCTGACCGAACTCGTCACGCCGCTCAAGCCGCTGGAGGCGATGGCGCAGGGGCGGCTGTTCGTCGCCAGCGACGTCGGCGGCCACAAGGAGCTGATCCGCAACCGCGAGACCGGCTGGCTGTTCCAGGCCGGCAGCGCGGAAGCGCTGGCCAACGCCATCGACGACCTGCTGGCGCGCCGCGACCAGTGGCCGTCGCTGCGCGCCGCGGGCCGCGAGTTCGTCGAGCGCGAGCGCACCTGGGCCAACTCGGCCGGCCTCTACCGCCCGGTCTACGAGCGCCTGATCGCCGCCGGGGGGCGCTGA
- a CDS encoding glycosyltransferase, with protein MADGPRIVVFSSLFPSAVQPGAGLFVRERMFRVGRELPLAVVAPTPWFPLQSLLRRFRPGFRPGAPAHETQQGHEVWFPRFFSVPGVFKGLDGLAMALAAWPRLARLKRAGRLDLIDAHFAYPDGYAATLLGRWLGVPVTITLRGTEQRQARDPALAPKVRAALQRATQVFAVSESLRQVALGLGIAADKVRVVGNGVDLARFAPLPRAEARAALGLTVDAPVLVSVGGLCERKGFHRVIERLPALRERFPGLVYLVVGGPSPEGDLGPQLRAQVAAAGLDEAVRFLGALPPDALRGPLSAADVFVLATRNEGWANVFLEAMACGLPVVTTAVGGNAEVVCRAELGHVVPFGDGQALESAVADALLRDWDADTIRRYAAANTWDRRVAELVAVFRALHAGAGARAAAAAP; from the coding sequence GTGGCCGACGGCCCGCGGATCGTCGTCTTCAGCAGCCTCTTTCCGAGCGCCGTGCAGCCCGGTGCCGGCCTCTTCGTGCGCGAGCGCATGTTCCGCGTCGGCCGCGAGCTGCCGCTGGCCGTCGTCGCGCCGACGCCGTGGTTCCCGCTGCAGTCGCTGCTGCGGCGCTTCAGGCCGGGCTTCCGCCCCGGCGCGCCGGCGCACGAGACGCAGCAGGGCCACGAGGTCTGGTTCCCGCGTTTCTTCAGCGTGCCCGGCGTGTTCAAGGGCCTGGACGGGCTGGCGATGGCGCTGGCCGCCTGGCCGCGGCTGGCGCGCCTGAAGCGCGCAGGCCGGCTGGACCTGATCGACGCCCACTTCGCCTACCCCGACGGCTACGCCGCGACGCTGCTCGGCCGCTGGCTGGGCGTGCCGGTGACGATCACGCTGCGCGGCACCGAGCAGCGCCAGGCGCGCGACCCGGCGCTCGCGCCCAAGGTCCGCGCCGCGCTGCAGCGTGCGACGCAGGTCTTCGCGGTGTCCGAGTCGCTGCGCCAGGTGGCGCTCGGCCTGGGCATCGCCGCCGACAAGGTGCGCGTAGTAGGCAACGGCGTCGACCTGGCGCGCTTCGCGCCGCTGCCGCGCGCCGAGGCGCGTGCCGCGCTGGGCCTGACGGTCGACGCGCCGGTGCTGGTCAGCGTCGGCGGGCTGTGCGAGCGCAAGGGTTTCCACCGCGTCATCGAGCGCCTGCCGGCGCTGCGCGAACGTTTCCCCGGCCTGGTCTACCTCGTCGTCGGTGGCCCCAGCCCCGAAGGCGACCTCGGCCCGCAGCTGCGCGCCCAGGTGGCCGCCGCCGGGCTGGACGAGGCCGTGCGTTTCCTTGGGGCCCTGCCGCCCGACGCGCTGCGCGGGCCGCTGTCGGCGGCCGACGTCTTCGTGCTCGCGACGCGCAACGAAGGCTGGGCCAACGTGTTTCTCGAAGCGATGGCCTGCGGCCTGCCGGTCGTGACCACCGCCGTCGGCGGCAACGCCGAAGTCGTCTGCCGCGCCGAACTGGGCCACGTCGTGCCCTTCGGCGACGGCCAGGCGCTGGAATCGGCCGTCGCCGACGCGCTGCTGCGCGACTGGGATGCCGACACGATCCGCCGCTACGCTGCGGCCAACACCTGGGACCGGCGTGTCGCCGAGCTCGTCGCCGTCTTCCGCGCGCTGCACGCCGGCGCCGGCGCACGAGCGGCCGCCGCGGCCCCCTGA
- a CDS encoding phenylacetate--CoA ligase family protein: MSGLYTRFTSGVLFPLHERLKRHDSVAVRRALEASQWWPPERLEALRVERLRALLVQAGQHVPYYRELFAASGFDPAAVTSVADLQRLPFLTKAVVRAQGERLRHEQAEGLARFNTGGSSGEPLIFFIGRERVSHDVAAKWRATRWWNVDIGDPEIVVWGSPIELGAQDRVRAWRDRLLRTELLPAFEMSEAKLDGFVAAIRARRPKMLFGYPSALSHIARHAERRGQRMDDLGIEVAFVTSERLYDDQRETISRLFGCRVANGYGSRDAGFIAHECPAGGLHLTAEDVIVEIVAPDGRVLPPGQSGEIVVTHLATKDFPFIRYRTGDVAVLDTARCACGRTLPLVREIQGRSTDFIVAADGTVMHGLALVYVVRDLPGVRGFKIVQHSLQRTEVQIVADEGFDRPARAAEIQAGLKRRLGAGVQVDVNYVDAIAPEKSGKYRYVVSHVAAASPAPEAAPHA; this comes from the coding sequence ATGAGCGGGCTCTACACGCGTTTCACCTCCGGCGTCCTGTTTCCGCTGCATGAGCGCCTGAAGCGCCACGACAGCGTCGCGGTGCGCCGCGCTCTGGAGGCCAGCCAGTGGTGGCCGCCCGAGCGCCTGGAGGCGCTGCGTGTCGAGCGCCTGCGCGCGCTGCTCGTGCAGGCCGGCCAGCATGTGCCGTACTACCGCGAGCTGTTTGCTGCATCCGGCTTCGACCCGGCGGCCGTCACCTCGGTGGCCGACCTGCAGCGCCTGCCGTTCCTGACCAAGGCCGTCGTGCGCGCCCAGGGCGAGCGCCTGCGCCACGAGCAGGCCGAAGGGCTGGCGCGCTTCAACACCGGCGGCAGCTCGGGCGAACCGCTGATCTTCTTCATCGGCCGCGAACGTGTCAGCCACGACGTCGCCGCCAAGTGGCGCGCCACACGCTGGTGGAACGTGGACATCGGCGACCCCGAGATCGTCGTCTGGGGCAGCCCGATCGAGCTCGGCGCCCAGGACCGCGTGCGCGCCTGGCGCGACCGCCTGCTGCGCACCGAGCTGCTGCCGGCCTTCGAGATGAGCGAGGCCAAGCTGGACGGTTTCGTCGCCGCGATCCGCGCGCGCCGGCCGAAGATGCTGTTCGGCTACCCCAGCGCGCTGAGCCACATCGCGCGCCACGCCGAGCGCCGCGGCCAGCGCATGGACGACCTCGGCATCGAGGTCGCGTTCGTCACCAGCGAGCGCCTGTACGACGACCAGCGCGAGACGATCTCGCGCCTGTTCGGCTGCCGCGTCGCCAACGGCTACGGCAGCCGCGACGCCGGCTTCATCGCCCACGAGTGCCCCGCGGGCGGCCTGCACCTGACGGCCGAGGACGTGATCGTCGAGATCGTCGCGCCCGACGGCCGCGTGCTGCCGCCGGGGCAGTCGGGCGAGATCGTCGTCACGCACCTGGCGACGAAGGACTTCCCGTTCATCCGCTACCGCACCGGCGACGTCGCCGTGCTCGACACCGCGCGCTGCGCCTGCGGCCGCACGCTGCCGCTGGTCAGGGAGATCCAGGGCCGCAGCACCGACTTCATCGTCGCCGCAGACGGCACCGTGATGCACGGCCTGGCGCTGGTCTACGTCGTGCGCGACCTGCCCGGCGTGCGCGGCTTCAAGATCGTGCAGCACAGCCTGCAGCGCACCGAGGTGCAGATCGTCGCCGACGAGGGCTTCGACCGCCCGGCGCGCGCCGCCGAGATCCAGGCCGGCCTGAAGCGCCGGCTCGGCGCCGGCGTGCAGGTGGACGTGAATTACGTCGACGCCATTGCGCCGGAGAAGTCCGGCAAGTACCGCTACGTCGTCAGCCACGTGGCGGCGGCGTCGCCCGCACCGGAGGCCGCCCCTCATGCGTGA
- a CDS encoding putative O-glycosylation ligase, exosortase A system-associated, producing MRDLAVALVVFGLLPFVLKRPFWGILLLAWLGYMNPHRLCYGFMLNFPIVFIVAIFTMIGLLVAKETKRMVWSREVVLLIVFVIWMGITTTQAMYPAYAWLQYEKVLKIQIITFMTLLLLSTRERVDLFVWVVALSLGFYGLKGGVFTIAKGGEHRVWGPEGTFIGGNNELALALVMTIPLMRYLQTQAKRRSLRLALGTMMFLTAIAAIGSQSRGALLALSAMGFIFWLKGRHKLLFAILIPAVAAIILALMPETWYERMGTIETYQDDASALGRINAWWMAWNLARDRFFGGGFEAFQAPTFAIYAPNPDNVHDAHSIYFEVMGEQGFVGLAMFVGLLLLTWLKCSHVIRMCKKRPDGGWARELAAMIQVSIIGYMVGGAFLGLANFDYFYHLVALAVVVHDIALRRPAEGAARSVPRAGGAAGSRAGAST from the coding sequence ATGCGTGACTTGGCCGTCGCTCTGGTCGTCTTCGGCCTGCTGCCTTTCGTGCTGAAGCGCCCCTTCTGGGGCATCCTGCTGCTGGCCTGGCTGGGCTACATGAACCCGCACCGGCTGTGCTACGGGTTCATGCTGAACTTTCCGATCGTCTTCATCGTCGCGATCTTCACGATGATCGGGTTGCTCGTCGCGAAAGAGACCAAGCGCATGGTCTGGTCGCGCGAGGTCGTCCTGCTGATCGTGTTCGTCATCTGGATGGGCATCACCACGACCCAGGCGATGTACCCGGCCTATGCCTGGCTGCAGTACGAGAAGGTGCTGAAGATCCAGATCATCACCTTCATGACGCTGCTGCTGCTGTCGACGCGCGAGCGCGTCGATCTATTCGTCTGGGTGGTGGCGCTGTCGCTGGGTTTCTATGGCCTCAAAGGCGGCGTCTTCACCATCGCCAAGGGCGGCGAGCACCGCGTCTGGGGCCCCGAGGGCACCTTCATCGGCGGCAACAACGAGCTGGCTTTGGCTCTCGTGATGACCATTCCGCTGATGCGCTACCTGCAGACGCAAGCGAAGCGGCGCTCGCTGCGCCTGGCGCTCGGGACCATGATGTTCCTGACAGCGATCGCGGCGATCGGCAGCCAGTCGCGCGGTGCCCTGCTGGCGTTGAGCGCCATGGGCTTCATCTTCTGGCTCAAGGGCCGCCACAAGCTGCTGTTCGCCATCCTGATCCCCGCCGTGGCCGCGATCATCCTCGCGTTGATGCCGGAGACCTGGTACGAGCGGATGGGCACCATCGAGACCTATCAGGACGACGCTTCCGCGCTGGGACGCATCAACGCATGGTGGATGGCGTGGAACCTGGCGCGCGACCGATTCTTCGGGGGCGGCTTCGAGGCCTTCCAAGCGCCGACGTTCGCGATCTATGCGCCGAACCCGGACAACGTCCACGACGCCCACAGCATCTACTTCGAGGTCATGGGCGAGCAAGGATTCGTCGGCCTCGCGATGTTCGTCGGGCTGCTGCTGCTGACGTGGCTGAAGTGCAGCCACGTCATCCGGATGTGCAAGAAGCGTCCGGACGGCGGCTGGGCGCGCGAACTGGCGGCGATGATCCAGGTGAGCATCATCGGTTACATGGTCGGCGGCGCTTTCCTCGGGCTGGCGAACTTCGACTACTTCTACCATCTGGTGGCGCTGGCCGTCGTGGTCCACGACATCGCGCTGCGCCGGCCTGCCGAGGGGGCGGCGCGCTCCGTGCCGCGGGCCGGAGGTGCCGCCGGCAGCAGGGCCGGGGCCAGCACGTGA
- a CDS encoding glycosyltransferase → MAVIATVLNERKGIAVLLDGFLRQTRPADEIVVVDGGSTDGTLDVLQDYARRHPSVRVFVEPGANIARGRNVAIHHSRADIVCVTDGGCTPEPDWIEELVRPLVGHPEFGAVTGVRRIDAANRFEAYAGLLTTSGNAADEAQRVFHGRNSAFRKSLWQQVGGYPEWLYTAEDTLFAQRAKALGCRVALADSAVVGWRPRPTLRKVAKQYFLYGRGTGRIGASDLAAVRYHLRNHALWMLCLLVSPLVPLAALAAAAILGFMFRTLVLPVLRTTRPDGWAPYYVTLLVMTRSLANNLGQLYGEREYRTEAEFRRNLELYRRGEWRMAPVATV, encoded by the coding sequence GTGGCCGTCATCGCCACCGTCCTCAACGAGCGAAAAGGCATCGCGGTCCTGCTCGACGGCTTTCTGCGCCAGACCCGGCCCGCCGACGAGATCGTCGTCGTCGACGGCGGCTCGACCGACGGCACCCTGGACGTGCTGCAGGACTACGCGCGTCGCCACCCGAGCGTACGCGTGTTCGTGGAGCCGGGGGCCAACATCGCGCGAGGTCGCAACGTCGCCATTCATCACAGCCGTGCCGACATCGTCTGCGTCACCGACGGCGGCTGCACGCCGGAACCCGACTGGATCGAGGAACTCGTGCGCCCGCTTGTCGGCCATCCGGAGTTCGGCGCCGTCACCGGCGTGCGCCGTATCGACGCCGCCAACCGATTCGAGGCCTATGCCGGCCTGCTGACGACTTCCGGCAATGCCGCCGACGAGGCCCAGCGTGTGTTCCACGGCCGAAACTCCGCGTTCCGCAAGTCCTTGTGGCAGCAGGTGGGTGGATATCCCGAGTGGCTTTACACCGCGGAAGACACCCTGTTCGCTCAGCGTGCCAAGGCCCTCGGATGCCGCGTCGCGCTGGCGGACTCGGCAGTCGTCGGCTGGCGGCCGCGGCCGACCTTGCGCAAGGTGGCCAAGCAGTACTTTCTTTATGGCCGCGGCACCGGCCGTATCGGGGCGAGCGACCTGGCGGCGGTCCGCTACCACCTGCGCAACCATGCACTCTGGATGCTCTGCCTGCTCGTCAGCCCCTTGGTGCCGCTGGCGGCGCTGGCCGCCGCCGCGATCCTCGGCTTCATGTTCCGCACGCTGGTGCTGCCGGTCCTGCGCACCACCCGCCCCGACGGCTGGGCCCCGTACTACGTCACCCTGCTCGTGATGACGCGCAGCCTCGCGAACAACCTCGGGCAGCTCTATGGCGAGCGCGAATACCGCACCGAAGCCGAGTTCCGCCGCAACCTCGAGCTGTACCGGCGGGGCGAGTGGCGCATGGCACCCGTCGCGACGGTTTGA
- a CDS encoding glycosyltransferase family 4 protein encodes MTHLPPPRPARVLMYTAYFAPEYSGAAIQALTLARVLRARGHHVEFVTNRWAGLEEDVVVDGFAVHRVEPGRMRKHREFRLWFNLARHVWRRRRDFDVLHSHGAYFTNAFIGPLARLLGLKSLIKASLANDDLQGLSHTLVGRLHRAMLGRIDTHVAISRDLVDEFRAGGLPAQRVHHVPNGVDTMRFHPVDAGERRRLRGELGLPAERPLALYAGVLDERKNILWLAERWCAEDAFGTGALLVAVGPRSRDDRDGALRGRLAALAAAHPQRFALHDFSADLTRYYGAADLLLLPSVKEGLPNVVLEAMACGLPCVAAAASGTRELVVEGLTGRTYAPDDSAALGAAVREALGPAGTAMGRAARAAAERHYAIERVADRYEALYAALLAPPRRVLFVENGIGYGGAIICLRHLVRNLDRSRWEPMVVTGLGDAKYQDIANESRWKHIPDRRLDTVSAKRRLADARWPDALPGLRWLANQVLARADDIGNFLPSFLQTLWTVLRFRPALIHVNNEPLCNRAAVLAGKLAGVPVVAHVRGDQQGSPMMHSLFRLPDHFIAVSRWVSDSIGRLGVPERKRCYVYDGIELDKLDLAADGGAFRRRHGIAEDAFAVGLVGMLIPWKGQRLFLDAVERVATRMPDAVFVIVGAAPEECRYFEAELRERAAQPPFAGRVVFTGHVSAMAEVYNGLDIVLSASTSPEPLGTMIIESMTMARPLLAPAHGGAVEMVEDGRTGLLFKPNDADELAARILQLHADRELGRRLGAAAREEALRRFAVAEHVRQVQTVYEVILGP; translated from the coding sequence ATGACCCACCTGCCCCCGCCCCGCCCCGCCCGCGTGCTGATGTACACGGCCTACTTCGCCCCCGAATACAGCGGCGCGGCGATCCAGGCGCTGACGCTGGCGCGCGTGCTGCGCGCGCGTGGCCACCACGTCGAGTTCGTCACCAACCGCTGGGCCGGGCTCGAGGAGGACGTCGTCGTCGACGGCTTCGCGGTGCACCGCGTCGAGCCCGGGCGCATGCGCAAGCACCGCGAGTTCCGGCTCTGGTTCAACCTCGCGCGTCACGTCTGGCGCCGGCGGCGCGACTTCGACGTGCTGCACAGCCACGGCGCCTACTTCACCAACGCCTTCATCGGCCCGCTGGCACGGCTGCTGGGGCTGAAGTCGCTGATCAAGGCCAGCCTCGCCAACGACGACCTGCAAGGCCTGTCGCACACCCTCGTCGGCCGGCTGCACCGGGCGATGCTCGGGCGCATCGACACCCACGTCGCGATCAGCCGCGACCTGGTCGACGAGTTCCGCGCCGGCGGCCTGCCGGCGCAGCGCGTGCACCACGTGCCCAACGGCGTCGACACGATGCGCTTCCACCCGGTGGACGCCGGCGAGCGCCGGCGCCTGCGCGGCGAACTCGGCCTGCCGGCCGAGCGCCCGCTGGCGCTGTACGCCGGCGTGCTCGACGAACGCAAGAACATCCTCTGGCTGGCCGAGCGCTGGTGCGCCGAAGACGCCTTCGGCACCGGCGCGCTGCTGGTCGCCGTCGGCCCGCGCAGCCGCGACGACCGCGACGGCGCGCTGCGCGGCCGGCTCGCGGCGCTGGCCGCGGCGCACCCGCAGCGTTTCGCGCTGCACGACTTCAGCGCCGACCTGACTCGCTACTATGGCGCCGCCGACCTGCTGCTGCTGCCCTCGGTGAAGGAAGGCCTGCCCAACGTCGTGCTCGAGGCCATGGCCTGCGGCCTGCCCTGCGTCGCGGCCGCGGCCAGCGGCACGCGCGAGCTGGTCGTCGAGGGCCTCACCGGCCGCACCTACGCGCCCGACGACAGCGCCGCCCTGGGCGCCGCGGTGCGCGAGGCGCTGGGCCCGGCCGGCACGGCGATGGGGCGCGCGGCCCGCGCCGCCGCAGAGCGCCATTACGCGATCGAACGTGTCGCCGACCGCTACGAGGCGCTGTACGCCGCGCTGCTGGCGCCGCCGCGGCGCGTGCTCTTCGTCGAGAACGGCATCGGCTACGGCGGCGCGATCATCTGCCTGCGCCACCTGGTGCGCAACCTGGACCGCAGCCGCTGGGAGCCGATGGTGGTCACCGGGCTGGGCGACGCCAAGTACCAGGACATCGCCAACGAGTCGCGCTGGAAGCACATCCCCGACCGGCGGCTGGACACGGTCAGCGCCAAGCGCCGTCTGGCCGACGCGCGCTGGCCCGACGCCCTGCCCGGGCTGCGCTGGCTGGCCAACCAAGTGCTCGCGCGCGCCGACGACATCGGCAACTTCCTGCCTTCGTTCCTTCAGACGCTGTGGACCGTGCTGCGCTTTCGCCCGGCGCTGATCCACGTGAACAACGAGCCGCTGTGCAACCGCGCCGCGGTGCTGGCCGGCAAGCTGGCCGGCGTGCCGGTGGTCGCGCACGTGCGCGGCGACCAGCAGGGTTCGCCGATGATGCATTCGCTGTTCCGCCTGCCCGACCACTTCATCGCCGTCTCGCGCTGGGTGTCCGACAGCATCGGCCGGCTCGGCGTGCCCGAGCGCAAGCGCTGCTACGTCTACGACGGCATCGAGCTCGACAAGCTGGACCTGGCGGCCGACGGCGGCGCCTTCCGCCGCCGCCACGGCATCGCCGAAGACGCCTTCGCCGTCGGCCTGGTCGGCATGCTGATCCCGTGGAAGGGCCAGCGCCTGTTCCTCGACGCCGTCGAGCGCGTCGCCACGCGCATGCCCGACGCGGTGTTCGTCATCGTCGGCGCCGCGCCCGAGGAGTGCCGCTACTTCGAGGCCGAGCTGCGCGAGCGCGCGGCGCAGCCGCCGTTTGCCGGCCGCGTCGTCTTCACCGGCCACGTGAGCGCCATGGCCGAGGTCTACAACGGGCTGGACATCGTGCTCTCGGCCTCGACCTCGCCGGAGCCGCTGGGCACGATGATCATCGAGTCGATGACGATGGCGCGGCCGCTGCTGGCGCCGGCGCACGGCGGCGCCGTCGAGATGGTCGAGGACGGCCGCACCGGGCTGCTGTTCAAGCCCAACGACGCCGACGAACTGGCAGCGCGCATCCTGCAGCTGCACGCCGACCGCGAGCTCGGCCGGCGCCTGGGCGCCGCGGCGCGCGAGGAAGCGCTGCGGCGCTTCGCGGTGGCCGAGCACGTGCGCCAGGTGCAAACGGTCTACGAAGTGATCCTGGGGCCTTGA